A region of the Trichocoleus desertorum ATA4-8-CV12 genome:
ACGTTCTTTTGCCCCGGCAATAATTCCCAGCGTTAAACCCAGAAACCCAGAAAGTAACCAGGCGATCGCCAGCATTTGCAGAGAAGCTTGAAAGCGATTGGCAATCACAGTAGACACAGGTTGATTAAAGATCATAGATGTTCCCAGATTGCCACTGACGAACTGTTGTAGCCACAGGAAAAAGCGAGTGGTCATGGGTTCATCTAAACCCCATCGCTGAGCAATCAACTCGCGCTGTTCTGAACCGATTTGCAACATATCGGCTCCGACATAAGCGTTGACCGGATCAACGGGTGATAGGCTCACTAATACAAAGCTAAACACCGACACTGCAATCAACAACAGCACCAGACGAATGAGTTTTCGCACCATGAATGATGCAATGCCAGTTAGTTGCATGTCCATTTCCATTGTGCGATGTTGGCAGTAATGGGCCAGCCATGCCCGTGAGGTTCCACTTGTGGATTACCAATATCCAGACAGCTACTCACAAAGTAGGTGTGATCGAGGTTAACCAGCCATGCCCAAGCTGCATCCCCCTTTGCAGTAAAGCCCTGCTGACCATCCCACTGTGCGGTTTTCCAGAAGGCGATCGCTTCCTCCTCGGTGGGTGCGCCCATCGCTAAATCTAATGTTTTGTCAATCTCAGAGTTCGCATAATAGCCCGCGTTATAAAAGTCTCCCTGCGCCGCTTTGCTGTGGTAGAGATTATACATTTCAGTCTGATCGTGGCTCCCCCAGCCAAATAGCACGACATTACTGTGTACCAGGGATTCCATCTCATCCCAGCTTTTGCCCTGTACAACAGCGCGAATACCAATCGGTTTAATCATCTCCGCCACTGAAAGGGCAAGTGCCTGACGAGTACTATCACTGGCAGGGTAGAGCAACGTAAATTCTGCCTGTAGGTTGCCTTTTTCAAGAACTCCATCCCCATTTTTGTCACTCCATCCCCCTTCTGCCAAAATCTGTTTCGCCCGTTCTATATTTGCATCTTGAATATCCGCATCAGGCTCTTCCCACGCCAATCCACTCACCGGACCATACGCAGGAGAACCATAGCCTTCTAAAACTCCCTCGACTAAAGCCTGGCGATCGATCGCTACATTAATTGCCTGTCGAATCGCGCGATCGGCAGTGACATCATTACCCACTGAATCTCCATCAGGCGTTGTTTTTGCATTGCTCTGAGGAAACGGAAACATCAATCCCCGATTATCGACACTGGTTACGTCATACAGCTTCATACCGTCAACTTGCTGTACCGCCAGAGATTGCGGAACAGCTGCGACCTGTGCCTGTCCAGATTTTGCGGCTGCAAATGCCGCATCTTCCTCAACAAACAAAAACACTAGACGTTGAATTGCAGGCGGCTCACCGTAGTAATCGGGATTTGCCTCGACAATTAACTGCTGTCCTTCATCCCACTGCACCAGCTTGTAGGGACCCGACCCAATCGGATTGCGGGCATAATCGGCTCCATGTGCATGTTTGGGCACAATTCCCAGCGTGACAAGCCGATTCACAAAGGTACTTTGAGGCTGCTTCAGGCGTAACTCTATCGTGTCTTCGTCGATCGCCACAGCTTCTTGCAACACGGTGACATCTGTTAGCCCCCCACTTTCAGCCGCTTTGTTGAAGGTATAGGCAACATCCTCGGCTGTGACAGGCTTGCCATCAGAAAACACAGCATCCTGTCGAATGTTCACTGTCCACACTTTTCGATCGTCACTAACGCGATAGTTTATCGCAAGGTCATTGACAAGTTCTAGATTTTCATTGCGTCGCAATAGAGTGCTGTGGAACAACGGCGATCCATACCGTCCCCAACCTAAAGCGGGATCATATCCTTCTTCACTTTCACCACCGATCGCCAGCACAATTTGATCTGCAGAGCCTGTCTGCTGGGCGTTTTGCTGAGCTACGGAGCTAGTCTGTTGAGAGGTTGGGGGGGTGCAAGCAGAGATCATCTGCACAAGCAACGCTAATCCTACTGCGTAGGATGGCAACTTAATACTTAAGTGCATATTTAATTGGTCATTAAGGGGCAAATGCACCAATCTAGTTGCTTGAAAAGAAATATCACAAGCAGCGTAGACTCACTGACGCTGAACAATATCACTTCACTCAGAGTTCAACAATGCAGGGGGGAGGGATAAATCAGAGTGCTTGCGATAAGTTTCAGCTTCCCTTAAGAAAAGGAGTCGTAATTAAGGATTCTGCAAGAGAATTAAGTGTCGTCGCTGCCAGTAGTCCACCCCCAACGCACCCTCGATTGTGATAAATGGCACTCCTAATCGCATCAGTTGTCGTTTGGCGGTAGGCGCATGGCTAAATCCGATCGCCAGCCTCCTTAACTGGCAATGGTTTCCTAATGGAGGATAGCATCAAAGCCACGACAGGTCAGGATTTCATGCATTGAGACAGGACGATCGCGAGGTCTGCCTAAAGGCGGGAATGGATGACTACATCAGTAAGCCTGTGAAAATCAACAAACTCGTGCGGGTATTAAGTCACTGCCATCGCTTCGACCAGTGAATTCTAATGGGGTGAGGGACTACTGGGCTGCTAATGGTAGCGTAAACCAGAAGGTTGTTCCTGCTCCAGGTACACTTGTTACCCCAATCTCGCCCCCATGCGCTCTAATAATCTGGCGACATAAGTAAAGCCCTAAGCCAATCCCCATTGATCGAGAGCGATCGCCTCGTACGTACCGCTCAAACAAGCGATCGCATTGGGCTTGAGTCATCCCTACCCCGTTATCCTGCACCGTGCAATAGACCATATCTCCTTGAGCCGTTACAGGGGTCGCATTGATCACTAGGCTCAGACCCGCAGGATTATGATTGAGGGCATTGGTGAGGAGATTTTCGAATACTCGTCGGAGTTGTAAAGGATCAGCCGCCGTAGGTAGTAGATCAGGGGAGATCAAATTTGTCAGGGTTGCAACATTTTTAGCTAGTAAAGGCTCTAAATCGGCTGCTAAATCTTGCACAAACGGGTGTAGAGATACTGCTTCTGGCTCCAAAACCATATGGCCCGCTTCATTGAAATGGGCTTCTAAGAGCAGATTGAGCAAGCTGAGCTGGCGATCGCTGCTTTGGATCATCCGCTGCAACACAGAAAGCGAGATCCCCACGGTTTCCCCCGCTTGCTTTTGAGCTTTGTTCTGCAAGTTTTCCAGCACCAACAACGTACCGACGATGGGAGTCCGGAGATCGTGAGAAATGGCGTGAAGAAACTCTTCTTTCAGTTGGTTGAGTTCTTGTAACTCCACCATTTTTTGTTGCAGTTGCAAATTTTGAGTTTGGAGTTGCTGTTGTAATCGCCGTATTGTCAGGTGAGTTTCAATCCGGGCTAATACCTCTTCGATTTGAAAAGGCTTGACGATATAGTCCACACCGCCCACGGAAAAAGCTTTTACCTTATCTAAAACATCCTCTAGCGCACTGATGAAAATTACAGGGATATCACGGCTACAGTCATCCGCTTTGAGTTGTTCGCAAACTTCATAGCCGTTCATTTGCGGCATATTGATGTCTAACAAAATTAAGTCAGGTGGCTCTGCGCGGGCTCCCATTAGGGCCATTGCCCCATTAATCACACTACGCACCTCATATCCTTGTCCAGTTAGCATGGTGGATAAAAGGCGCAGGTTATCTGGTGTATCATCAACAATGAGGATATTGCCTCGAAAAGCATCAGATTGCATACAGTCAATGATTGAGCAGGAGCAAGCCAGCGGTTCTGAAAATCTTACAGTGAATCGACTCACTCTTTAGTACCCACTCTTTAGGAAATAGCGGCTTGAGTTAACTCCACCAAGGTGTCAAAGCGATAATGTTTGACCAAATCTTGCAAGCGACTGGCTAATAAGCTGTGGTTTTCCGGAATTCGAGCCAGTAGTTGCAGCACTAAATTGGCATTCACTCTAGTTGCTGCTGCGTGTAGTTCGGCAATCCATTCCGGCGGCATCACCATCAAGTCCTCACACTTAAGATTTTGAGGCTGAGGTGATGGGCTGCTGGTAGAGCGATCCGCGATCGCTGCAAAGCGTTTTGTCGGTTTCGGATCGGTTTCGGCAGGTTCATAGAGATACTCAACTCCCAAATAGGCCGCGATCTTGTCAAAAATCACCGTTTCTCGGAACGGCTTGCGGACTAAGTCATCACATCCTGAAGCTAGAATCGTGGCTCGTTGCTCCTCAAAGGCGCTAGCAGTCAAGGCGATGATCACCGTCCTGTGCGACCTAGCGGGAGTCGTTACTTCTAAATGGCGAATTTGGCGAGTGGCTTCATAGCCATCCATCACAGGCATCCGCATATCCATCCAAATCAGGTGGGGTTGCCAGCTTTCCCATTGCGCGATCGCCTCTTGTCCATTGCTTGCCAAGGCGGTCTCAAAGCCTACCATCTGCAATAATTGCTCCATCAACTTACAGTTTTCTAGGCGATCGTCTACGACTAGAATTCGATAAGTTGGTTGATTTGGGGCTAGGTGTAGGACTCGGCCTCTAACACCAGACTGAGCTAACTCTACAGATGATACAGCCAAGGTGAGCGGCACATAGAAGGAGAAAACTGACCCCTGATTAAGGGTGCTGCTAACCTCAAGCTCACCTCCCATCAATTGCACAAACTGGCGACTAATCGTTAGCCCTAATCCGGTGCCTTCCCTAGCCTGGGTGCCACTGCTAGTCTGGACAAAAGGTTGGAACAGGCTGTCGATTTCTTCAGGAGCAATTCCGCTTCCAGTGTCTTCAACGGACACATAGAGGTGGTAGCTGATATCAGCAGATTGATTGTCTGATTGAAGGCTGGCTCGTAGTCTCACCTCACCCCTATCTGTAAACTTCACGGCATTACTCAAGAGATTGAGCAAGACTTGGCGGAGTTTACCCTCATCCATCAAGACATAGGGCGGCAGGTCAGGCGCGAGTGCAAATTGCAGAGACAATTGCTTGGCTTCGGCTCGAATTTGAAACATTTCTTGGAGCGTGTAGAGTAGCCGATGCAAGTTGAAGGGCGTAGGATGCAAAGTCATGCGTCCTGCCTCAATCTTGGACATCTCTAGCACATCATTAATTAGACCCAGCAAATGCTCTCCACTGCGATTAATGATTTCTAGGGATTCCTCTTGTTGGGAAGTGAGCACAGGGTCACGCTCCATCAACTGAGTAAAGCCCAAGATGGCATTGAGGGGAGTTCGCAATTCATGGCTCATATTCGCTAAGAAGATGCTCTTGGAGCGGTTAGCGGCTTCGGCGGCTTCTTTAGCGACACGCAGCGCATCCTCCGCTTGATGTCTGGCCCGCCCAATCGCAATCAGCTCACCCACTAATTTTAGCAGGCTCAATTCTTCTTGGGTCCAAGTTCTAGGGCTGTGAACTGCATCCATCCCCAAGAAACCCACGACTTTATCGGCATGAGACATGGGAACTGCCACCAGCGACTGAATTGACTGATACTCAAACAGTCTCCTCTCTGCTATGTCTGATGAGAGCTGAGCCATATTAGGAATGTGGACTGCATTACCACTCAAGATCAGGCGGTGGAAACGCGGAAATGCTGCTACAGAATTCTCTCTCGATTCAAGAGTTAATGGCAGCACCCTAGGAGCACACCATTCATGGACAACTTGAGCGCTGGTTTGATCCGGGGAGTATTCAAAAATGCAAC
Encoded here:
- a CDS encoding hybrid sensor histidine kinase/response regulator, yielding MQSDAFRGNILIVDDTPDNLRLLSTMLTGQGYEVRSVINGAMALMGARAEPPDLILLDINMPQMNGYEVCEQLKADDCSRDIPVIFISALEDVLDKVKAFSVGGVDYIVKPFQIEEVLARIETHLTIRRLQQQLQTQNLQLQQKMVELQELNQLKEEFLHAISHDLRTPIVGTLLVLENLQNKAQKQAGETVGISLSVLQRMIQSSDRQLSLLNLLLEAHFNEAGHMVLEPEAVSLHPFVQDLAADLEPLLAKNVATLTNLISPDLLPTAADPLQLRRVFENLLTNALNHNPAGLSLVINATPVTAQGDMVYCTVQDNGVGMTQAQCDRLFERYVRGDRSRSMGIGLGLYLCRQIIRAHGGEIGVTSVPGAGTTFWFTLPLAAQ
- a CDS encoding ABC transporter substrate-binding protein; translation: MHLSIKLPSYAVGLALLVQMISACTPPTSQQTSSVAQQNAQQTGSADQIVLAIGGESEEGYDPALGWGRYGSPLFHSTLLRRNENLELVNDLAINYRVSDDRKVWTVNIRQDAVFSDGKPVTAEDVAYTFNKAAESGGLTDVTVLQEAVAIDEDTIELRLKQPQSTFVNRLVTLGIVPKHAHGADYARNPIGSGPYKLVQWDEGQQLIVEANPDYYGEPPAIQRLVFLFVEEDAAFAAAKSGQAQVAAVPQSLAVQQVDGMKLYDVTSVDNRGLMFPFPQSNAKTTPDGDSVGNDVTADRAIRQAINVAIDRQALVEGVLEGYGSPAYGPVSGLAWEEPDADIQDANIERAKQILAEGGWSDKNGDGVLEKGNLQAEFTLLYPASDSTRQALALSVAEMIKPIGIRAVVQGKSWDEMESLVHSNVVLFGWGSHDQTEMYNLYHSKAAQGDFYNAGYYANSEIDKTLDLAMGAPTEEEAIAFWKTAQWDGQQGFTAKGDAAWAWLVNLDHTYFVSSCLDIGNPQVEPHGHGWPITANIAQWKWTCN